One genomic segment of Anguilla anguilla isolate fAngAng1 chromosome 2, fAngAng1.pri, whole genome shotgun sequence includes these proteins:
- the myh11a gene encoding myosin-11a isoform X2, producing the protein MSKKSGLSEDEKFLFLDKDFINSPVAQADWAAKKLVWVPSEKHGFEAASIKEEHGDEVLVELADNGKKVTINKDDIQKMNPPKFSKVEDMAELTCLNEASVLHNLRERYFSGLIYTYSGLFCVVVNPYKMLPIYSEKIIEMYKGKKRHEVPPHIYSITDNAYRNMMQDREDQSILCTGESGAGKTENTKKVIQYLAVVASSHKGKKDTSAGELEKQLLQANPILEAFGNAKTIKNDNSSRFGKFIRINFDVTGYIVGANIETYLLEKSRCIRQAKTERTFHIFYYMVAGAKGKLREELLLESFSNYRFLVAGHVQLPGQQDDEMYDETMEAMDIMGFTEEERIGIQKVVSTVLHLGNIEFKKERNQEQATMPDNTAAQKVCHLQGINVTDFTRAILTPRIKVGRELVQKAQTKEQADFAIEALAKAMYERLFRWILGRVNKALDKTKRQGASFLGILDIAGFEIFEDNSFEQLCINYTNEKLQQLFNHTMFILEQEEYQREGIEWNFIDFGLDLQPCIELIERPNNPPGILALLDEECWFPKATDISFVEKLVNTQGNHSKFAKPKQLKDKTEFSVFHYAGRVDYNATAWLTKNMDPLNDNVTALLNNSASNFVQDLWKDADRVVGLDTIAKMSDSSMPSASKTKKGMFRTVGQLYKESLAKLMTTLHNTQPNFVRCIIPNHEKRAGKLDANLVLEQLRCNGVLEGIRICRQGFPNRIVFQEFRQRYEILAASAIPKAFMDGKQACCLMIKHLDLDPNLYRMGQSKIFFRTGVLAHLEEERDLKITVIIIAFQSQARGYLARKAFAKRQQQLMAMKVIQRNCAAYLKLRIWQWWRLFTKVKPLLQVTRQEEEMGLKDEELTRAKEQAQKSETELKEITLKHAQLLEERNQLQEQLQAETELFAEAEEMRVRLAAKKQELEEILHEMEARLEEEEDRSQAMQVERKKIQQQIQDLEEHLEEEEDARQKLQLEKVTAEGKIKKLEDDILVMEDQNNKLLKERKLMEERIADYSSNLAEEEEKSKNLTKLKNKHESMISELEVRLKKEEKTRQELDKAKRKLEAESNDLQEQIADLQAQIAELKAQLAKKDEELQAALARLEDEMAQKNNALKKIRELEGHISDLQEDLDSERAARNKAEKTKRDLGEELEALKSELEDTLDSTATQQELRAKREQEVTLLKRAMEEEGRTHEAQVQEMRQKHTQVVEELTEQLEQSKRVKSNLEKAKQALEKESSELSIEVRSLSQAKQELEHKRKKVEGQLVDLQSRFTDSEKQKAELGDRVSKITVELESVTNLLNEAEGKNIKLSKDVAGLTSQVQDTQELLAEETRQKLAVSTRLRQMEDDRNGLQEQLEEEMEAKRNVEKYVSTLTVQLSDSKKKLEEFSSNVELLEESKKRLQRDLEAANTQFEEKASAYDKLEKTKNRLQQELEDLMMDLDNQRQLVSNLEKKQKKFDQMLAEEKSISNKFADERDRAEAEAREKETKALSLARALEEAQDAREELERANKALRTEMEDLVSSKDDVGKSVHELEKSKRGLEAQVEEMKTQLEELEDELQAAEDAKLRLEVNMQALKAQFERDLQGRDEQGEEKKRQLIKQVRELETELEDERKQRAIVSAAKKKLEGDIKDLEGQIETSNKGRDEAIKQLRKIQAQMKDFQRELEDARAAREEVLSTAKETERKAKSLEAELMQLQEDMAAAERARKQAEAERDELADELASNASGKSALSDEKRRLEAKISQLEEELEEEQSNMEILNDRLRKSTQQVDQLNNELQTERTTSQKNESARQQMERQNKELKAKLQEMENQVKSKFKSSITALEAKVQQLEEQLEQESREKQATAKGMRQKEKKLKDLMIQVEDERKQAEQYKDQADKGSARVKQLKRQLEEAEEESQRITAARRKLQRELDEATEANDAMSREVNSLKTKLRRGNEPSFSSGPRRMGGGRRGVMDNTDASEEEGDSQGDFNGTKAD; encoded by the exons ATGTCCAAAAAATCAGGCTTGAGTGAGGATGAGAAGTTTCTCTTCCTCGACAAGGACTTCATCAACAGTCCAGTGGCCCAAGCAGACTGGGCTGCAAAGAAGCTGGTGTGGGTCCCTTCTGAGAAACACGGGTTCGAAGCAGCCAGCATCAAGGAGGAGCATGGCGATGAAGTGCTGGTGGAGCTGGCGGACAATGGCAAGAAGGTGACCATCAACAAAGATGACATCCAGAAGATGAACCCGCCCAAATTCAGTAAGGTGGAGGACATGGCGGAGCTGACCTGCCTGAACGAGGCGTCCGTGCTGCACAACCTGAGGGAGAGGTACTTCTCTGGGCTCATCTAT acttactcTGGCCTGTTTTGTGTGGTGGTAAACCCCTATAAAATGCTGCCCATTTATTCTGAGAAGATTATTGAAATGTACAAAGGGAAGAAACGCCATGAAGTGCCCCCCCACATCTACTCCATCACCGACAATGCCTACAGGAACATGATGCAAG ATCGTGAGGATCAGTCAATTCTCTGCAc AGGGGAGTCTGGTGCTGGAAAAACAGAGAACACCAAGAAGGTGATCCAGTACCTGGCAGTGGTGGCCTCTTCTCACAAAGGCAAGAAGGACACCAGTGCT GGGGAGCTAGAGAAACAGCTCCTACAGGCCAATCCGATTCTTGAAGCCTTTGGAAATGCTAAGACCATCAAGAATGACAACTCATCACGTTTT GGTAAATTCATCCGCATTAACTTTGACGTGACCGGCTACATCGTTGGAGCCAACATTGAGACCT ACCTGCTAGAGAAGTCCCGCTGTATCAGACAGGCTAAAACTGAGAGGACCTTCCACATCTTCTATTACATGGTGGCTGGAGCCAAAGGGAAACTGCGTG AGGAGCTGTTGCTGGAGAGCTTCAGCAACTACCGGTTCCTGGTGGCTGGACATGTCCAGCTTCCAGGACAGCAGGACGATGAGATGTATGATGAGACCATGGAGGCCATGGATATCATGGGTTTCACTGAGGAGGAGAGGATAG GCATCCAGAAGGTGGTCTCCACAGTGCTGCATCTGGGAAACATTGAATTCAAGAAGGAAAGGAATCAGGAACAGGCTACAATGCCAGACAATACAG CGGCCCAGAAAGTGTGTCACCTGCAGGGCATCAATGTGACAGATTTCACCCGGGCCATACTAACCCCCCGCATAAAAGTGGGCCGGGAGCTGGTACAGAAGGCTCAGACTAAAGAACAG GCTGATTTTGCTATTGAGGCCTTGGCCAAGGCCATGTATGAGCGTCTGTTCCGCTGGATCCTCGGGCGTGTCAACAAGGCACTGGACAAGACCAAACGCCAAGGAGCTTCCTTTTTGGGAATTTTGGACATTGCTGGCTTTGAGATCTTTGAA GATAATTCCTTTGAGCAGCTGTGCATCAACTATACCAACGAGAAGCTGCAGCAGCTCTTCAATCACACCATGTTCATCCTGGAGCAGGAAGAGTACCAGAGGGAGGGCATTGAGTGGAACTTCATCGACTTTGGGCTGGACCTGCAGCCCTGTATTGAGCTCATTGAGAGGCCG aacaACCCTCCAGGCATCCTGGCCCTGCTGGATGAGGAGTGCTGGTTTCCTAAAGCCACAGACATCTCCTTTGTTGAGAAGCTGGTGAATACACAGGGCAACCACAGCAAGTTTGCAAAACCCAAGCAACTGAAAGACAAGACAGAGTTCTCAGTGTTCCACTATGCTGGCAGG GTGGATTACAATGCTACTGCTTGGTTGACTAAGAACATGGACCCACTCAATGACAATGTGACAGCACTACTCAATAACTCAGCTAGCAATTTTGTGCAAGATCTCTGGAAAGATG CGGACCGTGTGGTGGGGTTGGACACCATTGCCAAGATGTCAGATAGCTCTATGCCTAGTGCCTCCAAGACCAAGAAGGGCATGTTTCGCACAGTCGGCCAGCTCTACAAGGAGTCCTTAGCCAAGCTGATGACCACGCTGCATAACACACAGCCCAACTTTGTGCGGTGCATCATCCCCAACCACGAGAAGAGA GCCGGAAAGCTGGATGCTAACCTGGTTTTGGAGCAGCTGAGATGCAATGGTGTGCTGGAGGGAATCCGTATCTGCCGGCAAGGGTTCCCCAACCGCATCGTCTTCCAGGAGTTCCGACAGCG TTATGAGATCTTGGCTGCAAGTGCAATTCCTAAAGCTTTCATGGATGGCAAGCAAGCTTGCTGCCTGATG ATCAAACACCTGGATCTGGACCCCAACCTCTACCGCATGGGTCAGAGCAAGATCTTTTTCCGCACTGGTGTGCTGGCtcacctggaggaggagcgcgACCTCAAGATCACTGTCATTATCATTGCCTTCCAGTCCCAGGCTAGGGGCTACTTGGCCAGAAA GGCATTTGCCAAGAGACAGCAGCAGCTGATGGCTATGAAGGTGATTCAGAGGAACTGTGCTGCCTACCTCAAACTGCGCATCTGGCAGTGGTGGAGGCTGTTCACCAAG GTCAAGCCCCTGCTGCAAGTGACtcgacaggaagaggaaatgggCCTGAAGGATGAAGAGCTGACAAGGGCAAAAGAACAAGCCCAGAAAAGCGAAACGGAGCTAAAGGAGATCACCCTGAAGCACGCACAG cTGTTGGAGGAGAGGAaccagctgcaggagcagctacaggcagagacagagctgTTTGCCGAGGCTGAGGAGATGAGGGTGCGTCTGGCTGCCAAGaaacaggagctggaggagatctTGCATGAGATGGAGGcgcggctggaggaggaggaggaccgaAGTCAGGCCATGCAAGTggaaaggaagaaaatacaGCAGCAGATCCAG GACCTGGAGGAGCAtttggaggaagaggaggatgccCGTCAGAAACTGCAGCTGGAGAAGGTGACAGCTGAGGGCAAGATTAAGAAACTGGAGGATGACATCCTGGTGATGGAGGATCAGAACAACAAGCTGCTCAAG GAGAGAAAGCTAATGGAGGAGAGGATAGCAGACTACAGCTCCAACTTGGCTGAGGAAGAAGAGAAATCCAAGAACCTGACAAAGCTGAAGAATAAACATGAGTCCATGATATCAGAGCTTGAAG TCCGTttgaagaaagaagagaaaaccCGGCAGGAGCTCGACAAGGCCAAGCGCAAGTTAGAGGCGGAGTCCaatgatctccaggaacagattGCCGATCTGCAAGCCCAGATTGCCGAGCTGAAGGCACAGCTGGCCAAAAAGGATGAGGAGCTCCAAGCTGCGCTGGCAAG ACTGGAAGATGAGATGGCCCAGAAGAACAATGCTCTGAAGAAGATCCGTGAGCTGGAGGGACACATCTCTGACCTGCAGGAAGACCTGGACTCTGAGCGCGCTGCCCGCAATAAGGCGGAGAAGACCAAACGTGACCTGGGAGAGGAGCTGGAGGCACTGAAATCTGAGCTGGAGGACACTCTGGACAGCACTGCCACCCAGCAGGAGCTCCG GGCAAAACGAGAGCAGGAAGTGACCCTGCTGAAAAGGGCCATGGAGGAGGAAGGGCGTACACACGAGGCACAGGTGCAGGAGATGCGGCAGAAACATACGCAAGTTGTGGAGGAACTCACCGAGCAACTGGAGCAGTCCAAACGG GTGAAGTCCAACTTGGAGAAAGCCAAGCAGGCTCTGGAGAAGGAGTCGTCGGAGCTGAGCATAGAGGTTCGCTCTCTGAGCCAGGCCAAACAGGAGCTGGAGCACAAGAGGAAGAAGGTGGAGGGGCAGCTGGTCGACCTGCAGTCACGCTTCACCGACAGCGAGAAGCAGAAAGCCGAGCTGGGGGACCGCGTCTCCAAAATCACT GTGGAACTGGAGAGTGTGACCAACCTTCTCAATGAAGCAGAGGGCAAGAATATCAAACTGAGCAAAGATGTGGCCGGCCTGACCTCCCAAGTCCAggacacacag GAGCTGCTTGCAGAGGAGACGAGGCAGAAGCTGGCCGTTTCAACACGCCTGCGTCAGATGGAGGACGATCGCAATGGGCTGCaagagcagctggaggaggagatggaggcaAAGAGGAATGTGGAGAAATACGTCTCCACCCTCACTGTGCAG CTGTCAGACTCCAAGAAGAAGTTGGAGGAGTTTTCCAGCAACGTGGAGCTACTGGAGGAGAGCAAGAAGCGGCTGCAGCGAGACCTGGAAGCAGCCAACACGCAGTTCGAAGAGAAGGCCTCAGCCTACGACAAATTGGAAAAGACAAAGAACCGTCTGCAGCAGGAGCTAGAGGATCTAATGATGGACCTGGACAACCAGAGGCAGTTGGTGTCCAACTTggaaaagaagcagaagaaatTTGACCAG ATGCTTGCAGAGGAGAAGAGCATCTCCAACAAGTTCGCAGATGAGCGTGACCGTGCGGAGGCCGAGGCTCGAGAGAAAGAGACGAAGGCCCTCTCTTTGGCCCGGGCCCTAGAGGAAGCTCAGGATGCCcgcgaggagctggagagggccAACAAAGCCCTGCGCACAGAGATGGAGGACCTGGTCAGCTCCAAGGATGACGTTGGCAAGAGT GTGCATGAACTGGAGAAATCAAAGCGTGGGCTGGAGGCTCAGGTGGAGGAAATGAAGacccagctggaggagctggaagaCGAGCTGCAGGCAGCTGAGGATGCCAAGCTGCGTCTGGAGGTCAACATGCAGGCTCTCAAGGCCCAATTCGAAAGAGACCTGCAGGGCAGAGATGAGCAGGGTGAGGAGAAGAAGAGGCAGCTGATCAAACAG GTACGCGAGCTGGAGACAGAGCTGGAGGACGAACGGAAGCAGAGAGCCATAGTGTCTGCTGCCAAGAAGAAGCTTGAGGGAGACATCAAGGACCTGGAGGGTCAGATTGAAACATCCAACAAGGGCCGAGATGAGGCCATCAAACAGCTGCGCAAGATCCAG GCCCAGATGAAGGACTTCCAGAGAGAACTGGAGGATGCTCGTGCAGCCAGGGAAGAAGTGCTATCCACTGCCAAGGAGACTGAAAGGAAGGCCAAGAGTCTAGAAGCAGAACTgatgcagctgcaggag GATATGGCTGCAGCAGAAAGAGCACGCAAGCAGGCAGAGGCTGAGAGGGACGAGCTTGCCGATGAGCTCGCCAGCAACGCCTCCGGAAA GTCGGCGCTGTCTGATGAGAAACGGCGTCTGGAGGCTAAAATctcccagctggaggaggaacTGGAGGAGGAACAGAGCAACATGGAAATCCTTAATGACAGGCTGAGAAAGAGCACACAGCAG GTGGATCAGCTCAACAATGAACTTCAGACAGAGCGTACCACATCTCAAAAGAATGAGAGTGCACGGCAGCAAATGGAGAGGCAGAACAAGGAGCTGAAGGCCAAGCTCCAGGAGATGGAGAACCAGGTCAAATCCAAGTTCAAGTCCTCCATCACTGCCTTGGAGGCCAAGgtgcagcagctggaggagcagcttgAGCAAGAGAGCAG GGAGAAGCAGGC